A stretch of the Massilia varians genome encodes the following:
- a CDS encoding SH3 domain-containing protein — protein sequence MIRSRLLASVLLLAAPHVFAIDFKNVGAAPVILYDTPSTKGTRMYIAPRGMPLQVVSSYAEWVKVRDANGDLAWTEAKGLGPRRNLVVRTPGAKVFAGPDETSPVLMTADRGVLLELVDPTALTWIRIRHRDGIDGYVRANDVWGL from the coding sequence ATGATCCGTTCCCGTCTCCTTGCAAGCGTGCTCCTGTTGGCGGCACCGCACGTATTCGCCATCGATTTCAAGAACGTGGGCGCGGCCCCGGTGATCCTGTACGACACCCCGAGCACCAAGGGGACCAGGATGTACATCGCCCCGCGCGGCATGCCGCTGCAGGTGGTGTCGAGCTATGCCGAGTGGGTCAAGGTCCGCGACGCCAACGGCGACCTGGCCTGGACCGAAGCCAAGGGCCTGGGCCCGCGCCGCAACCTCGTGGTACGCACGCCCGGAGCCAAGGTGTTCGCCGGACCCGACGAGACCAGCCCGGTCCTGATGACGGCCGACAGGGGTGTCCTGCTCGAACTGGTTGACCCGACCGCCCTCACCTGGATCCGGATACGCCATCGCGACGGCATCGACGGCTATGTCCGTGCGAACGACGTCTGGGGCCTGTGA
- the secB gene encoding protein-export chaperone SecB, with translation MSDENLQPVFQIQRVYLKDMSLEQPNSPAIFLEQEAPTIEVSLDVGAESIAEGIYESTVTITVTAKLKDKVAFLVEGKQAGIFEARNIPADQMDPLLGIGCPNIVYPYLRANIADVISRAGFPPVHLAEINFEAFYQQRQQAMAQAAAAPAQ, from the coding sequence ATGTCCGACGAAAACCTGCAACCAGTATTCCAAATCCAACGCGTCTACCTGAAAGACATGTCGCTGGAACAACCGAATTCCCCGGCCATCTTCCTTGAGCAGGAAGCCCCGACCATCGAAGTGTCGCTGGACGTCGGCGCCGAATCGATCGCTGAAGGCATCTACGAGTCGACCGTGACCATCACCGTCACCGCCAAGCTGAAAGACAAGGTCGCTTTCCTGGTCGAAGGCAAGCAGGCAGGCATCTTCGAAGCCCGCAACATCCCGGCCGATCAGATGGATCCGCTGCTGGGCATCGGCTGCCCGAACATCGTCTACCCGTACCTGCGCGCCAACATCGCCGACGTGATCAGCCGTGCCGGCTTCCCGCCGGTGCACCTGGCCGAGATCAACTTCGAAGCCTTCTACCAGCAGCGCCAGCAGGCAATGGCCCAGGCTGCCGCAGCTCCGGCACAGTAA
- the grxC gene encoding glutaredoxin 3 produces the protein MTAHVVLYHTASCPYCVRAERLLEAKGVTDIERIRIDLDPEQRQIMMQRTGRRTVPQIYVGDTHVGGFDDLYALDQAGRLDPLLKGQQA, from the coding sequence ATGACCGCACACGTCGTTCTCTACCACACTGCCAGCTGCCCCTACTGCGTCCGCGCCGAGCGCTTGCTCGAAGCCAAGGGCGTGACCGACATCGAACGCATCCGCATCGACCTCGATCCCGAGCAGCGCCAGATCATGATGCAGCGCACCGGCCGCCGCACCGTGCCGCAGATCTACGTGGGCGACACCCACGTCGGCGGCTTCGACGACCTGTACGCGCTCGACCAGGCCGGCCGCCTGGATCCGCTGCTGAAGGGCCAGCAAGCTTGA
- a CDS encoding rhodanese-like domain-containing protein, which yields MNFILDNIFIVAIAVISGGALLWPALGPRGKRVTPLQATQMINRGKSLVLDVRTAEEYAASHLRDAKHIPLADLDKRIGELEKSKSRTVIVVCQTGARADKAARQLQAAGFEDAHALEGGQAAWIAAGLPVTK from the coding sequence GTGAATTTCATTCTCGATAATATCTTCATCGTAGCGATCGCCGTGATTTCCGGCGGCGCCCTGCTCTGGCCGGCCCTGGGCCCGCGCGGCAAGCGCGTCACCCCGCTGCAGGCCACGCAGATGATCAACCGCGGCAAGAGCCTCGTGCTCGACGTGAGGACCGCCGAGGAATACGCCGCCAGCCACCTGCGCGACGCGAAACACATCCCGCTGGCAGACTTGGACAAGCGGATCGGCGAGCTGGAGAAGTCGAAGAGCCGCACCGTGATCGTCGTCTGCCAGACCGGCGCACGCGCCGACAAGGCGGCGCGCCAGCTGCAGGCGGCCGGCTTCGAGGACGCCCATGCGCTCGAAGGCGGCCAGGCGGCCTGGATCGCGGCCGGCTTGCCGGTGACTAAATAA
- the gpmA gene encoding 2,3-diphosphoglycerate-dependent phosphoglycerate mutase, which produces MYKIVFMRHGESTWNLENRFTGWTDVDLTEKGINEARSAGRVLKEAGFSFDVAYTSVLKRAIRTLWLAMDEMDMMYLPVKNDWRLNERHYGALQGLDKGETAAKFGDEQVLVWRRSYDTPPPALEENDPRTSFHDPRYAALAKEQIPLTECLKDTVERVMPCWDEEIAPAIRAGKKILISAHGNSLRAIIKMLDNISDTDIVGLNIPNGQPLVYELDADLKPIKHYYLGDQEAIAAAVAAVASQGKAK; this is translated from the coding sequence ATGTACAAAATCGTATTCATGCGCCACGGCGAATCCACCTGGAACCTGGAAAACCGCTTCACCGGCTGGACCGACGTCGACCTGACCGAGAAGGGCATCAACGAGGCCAGGAGCGCCGGCCGCGTGCTCAAGGAAGCCGGTTTCAGCTTCGACGTGGCCTACACCTCGGTGCTCAAGCGCGCGATCCGCACCCTGTGGCTGGCGATGGACGAGATGGACATGATGTACCTGCCGGTGAAGAACGACTGGCGCCTGAACGAGCGCCACTACGGCGCCCTGCAGGGCCTGGACAAGGGCGAGACCGCCGCCAAGTTCGGCGACGAGCAGGTGCTGGTCTGGCGCCGCAGCTACGACACCCCGCCGCCGGCGCTGGAAGAAAACGATCCGCGTACTTCCTTCCATGACCCGCGCTACGCGGCCCTGGCGAAGGAACAGATCCCGCTGACCGAATGCCTGAAGGACACCGTGGAGCGCGTGATGCCGTGCTGGGACGAGGAAATCGCCCCCGCCATCCGCGCCGGCAAGAAGATCCTGATCTCGGCCCACGGCAACAGCCTGCGCGCCATCATCAAGATGCTGGACAACATCAGCGACACCGACATCGTCGGCCTGAACATCCCGAACGGCCAGCCGCTGGTGTATGAGCTGGACGCCGACCTGAAGCCGATCAAGCACTACTACCTGGGCGACCAGGAAGCGATCGCCGCCGCCGTGGCGGCCGTGGCCAGCCAAGGGAAGGCGAAATAA
- a CDS encoding murein hydrolase activator EnvC family protein yields the protein MPFTKFAGSALLGALLGVALLEPAFAQRQTERSRQKVTAEKQRTGIQQKLAAIKRDIARTEDARADAADELAASEAAISDANRALRDLAEEQDATSTRLDELSKKGEGLQQTIVSQKKQLSQLLREHYVAGNEDRIKLLLSGDNPNRINRDLQMMAYVSQAQAKLLDALRANLAEVEANRDKVENAQLELQEIAAEQQQQKATLEKEKAKRAGLLQNLSTKLADQRKQADRLQRDEQRMTELVDRLSRLIREQAEAERRRQAALAAAKAKAEAEEKARALARAKAAAERAERERIARQSGKPAPKPEPEAPPPKVAQQKPIETRPSAVEQEVPLAPPAPSGAFAALKGRLTAPISGDIRARFGARRTESLTWKGMFFTAPEGAPVRAVGPGRVVHAEWMRGWGNMIIIDHGGEYLSTYGFTSAVLKRPGDMVRAGEVIASAGNTGGVEESGLYFELRHRGKAFDPSGWIKF from the coding sequence TTGCCATTCACGAAGTTCGCCGGCAGCGCGCTCCTGGGCGCGCTGTTGGGCGTCGCCCTGCTTGAGCCCGCCTTTGCCCAACGCCAGACCGAACGCAGCCGCCAGAAGGTGACCGCGGAGAAGCAGCGCACCGGTATCCAGCAGAAGCTGGCAGCGATCAAGCGCGACATCGCCCGCACCGAGGATGCGCGCGCCGACGCCGCCGACGAGCTGGCGGCGTCCGAGGCCGCCATTTCCGACGCCAACCGCGCGCTGCGCGATTTGGCCGAGGAACAGGACGCAACCAGCACCCGTCTCGATGAGCTGTCGAAAAAGGGCGAGGGATTGCAGCAAACAATTGTTAGTCAAAAGAAACAATTGTCGCAACTGCTGCGCGAACACTACGTGGCCGGCAACGAAGACCGGATCAAGCTGCTGCTTTCCGGCGACAACCCGAACCGCATCAACCGCGACCTGCAGATGATGGCCTACGTGTCGCAGGCCCAGGCAAAACTGCTGGACGCGCTGCGCGCCAACCTGGCGGAAGTCGAGGCCAACCGCGACAAGGTCGAGAACGCCCAGCTGGAACTGCAGGAAATCGCCGCCGAGCAGCAGCAACAGAAAGCGACGCTGGAAAAGGAAAAGGCCAAGCGCGCCGGCTTGCTGCAGAACCTGTCGACCAAACTGGCCGACCAGCGCAAGCAGGCCGACCGCCTGCAGCGCGACGAACAGCGCATGACCGAACTGGTGGACCGCCTGTCGCGCCTGATCCGCGAGCAGGCCGAGGCCGAGCGCCGCCGCCAGGCCGCCCTGGCCGCGGCCAAGGCCAAGGCCGAAGCCGAGGAAAAGGCGCGCGCCCTGGCCCGCGCCAAGGCCGCCGCCGAGCGGGCCGAGCGCGAGCGCATCGCGCGCCAGAGCGGCAAGCCGGCGCCCAAGCCGGAGCCCGAGGCGCCGCCGCCGAAAGTGGCCCAGCAGAAGCCGATTGAAACCCGGCCGAGCGCGGTGGAACAGGAGGTGCCGCTGGCGCCGCCGGCGCCGTCCGGCGCCTTCGCCGCCCTCAAGGGGCGCCTGACGGCGCCGATCAGCGGCGACATCCGCGCCCGCTTCGGCGCGCGCCGTACCGAAAGCCTGACCTGGAAAGGCATGTTCTTCACCGCCCCGGAAGGCGCCCCGGTGCGCGCCGTCGGACCGGGACGGGTGGTGCACGCCGAATGGATGCGCGGCTGGGGCAACATGATCATCATCGACCACGGCGGCGAATACCTGTCGACCTACGGCTTCACCTCGGCGGTGCTGAAGCGCCCCGGCGACATGGTGCGCGCGGGCGAGGTGATCGCCAGCGCGGGCAATACCGGCGGTGTCGAGGAATCGGGGCTATACTTTGAGCTCAGGCATCGCGGCAAGGCCTTCGATCCTTCAGGCTGGATCAAATTCTAA
- a CDS encoding S41 family peptidase, translating to MGKAKNIGLIGLGMVAGVAASFQFSAHAQKDLGSPLPLDELRQLADVYGLIKTDYVEPVSDKKLLSEAIGGMVASLDPHSVYLDQKAYKEMKEAVQGKFVGVGIEVASEDGYVKVVAPIEDTPAHKAGIKSGDLITRIDNVPVRNMSLDEAIKRMRGKAGSKVTLTIARRGEDRPWVVPVQRQEIVVASVKARMIEPGYAWLRVSQFQENTVEELAKKAKLLYAENPEIKGLVLDLRNDPGGLLPGAIGVSAAFLPQPEQLIVSTKGQLPDSNQQFYGRREFYSQRGADPLAGLPAGLKTVPMVVLVNGGSASASEIVAGALQDYKRAIIMGSQTFGKGSVQTLRQLSPDTAVKLTTARYYTPKGRPIQATGIVPDMRVDETPEGDALAVLRVREADLQRHLAGEGESAKTPAAKDQKEALDAQQRALAQLKDRKPLDYGSKDDFQLAQAIRHFKGQPVQLARSEPEADKPAAPKTLPGTEQKPPEIKAPAKK from the coding sequence ATGGGCAAAGCAAAGAATATCGGGCTGATCGGTCTGGGCATGGTGGCCGGCGTGGCCGCCTCCTTCCAGTTCTCCGCCCATGCGCAAAAAGACCTCGGCTCGCCGCTGCCGCTCGACGAGCTGCGCCAGCTGGCCGACGTCTACGGCCTGATCAAGACCGATTACGTCGAGCCGGTCTCGGACAAGAAGCTCCTGTCCGAAGCCATCGGCGGCATGGTCGCCTCGCTCGACCCGCATTCCGTCTACCTGGACCAGAAGGCCTACAAGGAGATGAAGGAAGCGGTGCAGGGCAAGTTCGTCGGCGTCGGCATCGAGGTCGCCAGCGAAGACGGCTACGTCAAGGTGGTCGCCCCCATCGAAGATACGCCGGCGCACAAGGCCGGCATCAAGTCCGGCGACCTGATCACCCGCATCGACAACGTCCCGGTGCGCAACATGTCGCTCGACGAAGCGATCAAGCGCATGCGCGGCAAGGCCGGCAGCAAGGTCACGCTCACCATCGCGCGCCGCGGCGAGGACCGGCCCTGGGTGGTGCCGGTGCAGCGCCAGGAAATCGTGGTCGCCAGCGTCAAGGCCAGGATGATCGAGCCGGGCTATGCCTGGCTGCGCGTCAGCCAGTTCCAGGAAAACACCGTCGAGGAACTGGCCAAGAAGGCCAAGCTTCTGTATGCCGAGAACCCCGAGATCAAGGGCCTGGTGCTCGACCTGCGCAACGACCCGGGCGGCCTGCTGCCGGGCGCGATCGGCGTGTCGGCGGCCTTCCTGCCGCAGCCGGAGCAATTGATTGTCTCGACCAAGGGCCAGCTGCCGGACTCCAACCAGCAGTTCTACGGGCGCCGCGAATTCTATTCCCAGCGCGGCGCCGACCCGCTGGCCGGCCTGCCCGCCGGCCTCAAGACGGTGCCGATGGTGGTCCTGGTGAACGGCGGCTCGGCCTCGGCCTCCGAGATCGTGGCCGGCGCCCTGCAGGACTACAAGCGCGCCATCATCATGGGCAGCCAGACCTTCGGCAAGGGCTCGGTGCAGACCCTGCGCCAGCTGTCGCCCGACACCGCCGTCAAGCTGACCACAGCGCGCTATTACACCCCGAAGGGCCGCCCGATCCAGGCCACCGGCATCGTGCCCGACATGCGCGTGGACGAGACCCCCGAAGGCGATGCGCTGGCCGTGCTGCGCGTGCGCGAGGCCGACCTGCAGCGCCACCTGGCCGGCGAAGGCGAGAGCGCGAAAACACCGGCCGCCAAGGACCAGAAGGAAGCGCTCGACGCCCAGCAGCGCGCGCTCGCCCAGCTGAAAGACCGCAAGCCGCTCGACTACGGCAGCAAGGACGATTTCCAGCTGGCGCAGGCGATCAGGCACTTCAAGGGCCAGCCGGTCCAGCTGGCCAGGTCGGAGCCGGAAGCCGACAAGCCGGCCGCGCCGAAGACCTTGCCGGGAACCGAGCAGAAGCCGCCCGAGATCAAGGCGCCGGCCAAGAAATAA
- a CDS encoding HesA/MoeB/ThiF family protein, translating to MNDAQLLRYSRHILLDELGIEGQQRLLDAHALIIGAGGLGSPAALYLAASGIGRITLVDDDEVDLTNLQRQVMHTTGRIGQPKVDSGRAALLAINPGIEVSALRERVGGARLAELVRSATVVLDCSDNFATRHAVNRACVQEGKPLVSGAVIRFDGQLSVFDTRRPEAPCYACLFPEDSHFEDVACSTMGVFAPLVGVVGAMQAAEAMKLVAGIGEALAGRLLLLDGRAMEWTALQVGRQPACPVCSIRPGGDMNTKTRLL from the coding sequence ATGAACGACGCCCAACTCCTGCGCTATTCGCGCCACATCCTGCTGGACGAGCTCGGCATCGAGGGCCAGCAGCGCCTGCTGGACGCGCACGCCCTCATCATCGGCGCCGGCGGCCTCGGTTCGCCCGCCGCGCTCTACCTGGCAGCGAGCGGCATCGGCCGCATCACCCTGGTCGACGACGACGAGGTCGACCTGACCAATCTGCAGCGCCAGGTCATGCACACCACCGGGCGCATCGGCCAGCCCAAGGTCGATTCGGGCCGGGCGGCCCTGCTGGCCATCAACCCCGGGATCGAGGTCAGCGCGCTGCGCGAACGGGTGGGCGGCGCGCGTCTGGCAGAACTCGTCCGGTCGGCGACGGTCGTACTCGACTGCAGCGATAATTTCGCCACCCGCCACGCCGTCAACCGTGCTTGTGTGCAAGAAGGCAAGCCGCTGGTCTCCGGCGCCGTAATCCGGTTCGACGGCCAGCTGTCGGTCTTCGACACCCGCCGGCCGGAGGCCCCGTGCTACGCCTGCCTGTTCCCCGAGGACAGTCACTTCGAGGACGTGGCCTGCAGCACCATGGGTGTATTCGCGCCCCTGGTCGGCGTGGTCGGCGCCATGCAGGCCGCCGAAGCCATGAAACTGGTGGCCGGCATCGGCGAAGCGCTGGCCGGCCGCCTGCTGCTGCTCGACGGCCGCGCCATGGAGTGGACCGCCCTGCAAGTGGGCCGCCAGCCGGCCTGTCCGGTGTGCAGCATCCGCCCCGGCGGCGACATGAATACAAAAACAAGACTGCTTTAA
- the gspG gene encoding type II secretion system major pseudopilin GspG — protein sequence MHIDSQRKQRRARGFTLVEIMVVVVIIGILGALVVPKLLGRTGEARVTAAKTDIATMSQALKLYKLDNQRYPSTEQGLQALVTKPTSGPAANGWKDGGYMEKLPKDPWGNSYQYLSPGIHGEVDIFSLGADGQPGGTGEDADIGSWE from the coding sequence ATGCACATTGATTCGCAACGCAAGCAGCGCCGCGCACGCGGTTTCACCCTGGTCGAGATCATGGTTGTCGTGGTGATCATCGGCATTCTCGGCGCCCTAGTCGTGCCGAAACTGCTGGGCCGCACCGGTGAGGCGCGCGTCACCGCCGCCAAGACCGACATCGCCACCATGTCGCAGGCGCTCAAGCTCTACAAGCTGGACAACCAGCGCTACCCGAGCACCGAGCAGGGCCTGCAGGCCCTGGTCACCAAGCCCACCTCGGGCCCGGCCGCGAACGGCTGGAAGGACGGCGGCTACATGGAAAAGCTGCCGAAAGACCCGTGGGGCAATTCCTACCAGTACCTGTCGCCGGGCATTCATGGTGAAGTGGACATCTTCTCGCTGGGCGCCGATGGCCAGCCCGGCGGTACCGGTGAGGATGCCGACATCGGTTCCTGGGAATAA
- the gspH gene encoding type II secretion system minor pseudopilin GspH: protein MRALSAPSRRPASAGFTLVELLVVMVIIGITLGLASLNAIPSPRQNLQQEAQRLALLLQLARDEAIVRNRQVAFEANGERYRFVVRNDTGWEPVTRDDLLRERTFRGAPLQLVLEPSMSSDPGTVRITFGREPVDKPFVLTLATAGNAVAIRADGIGHFSVE from the coding sequence ATGCGGGCCCTGAGCGCCCCATCTCGCCGTCCGGCGAGCGCCGGCTTCACCCTGGTGGAGCTGCTGGTCGTGATGGTCATCATCGGCATCACGCTGGGCCTCGCTTCGCTCAACGCCATTCCTTCGCCACGCCAGAACCTGCAGCAGGAGGCCCAGCGCCTGGCCCTGCTGCTGCAGCTGGCGCGTGACGAAGCCATCGTGCGCAACCGCCAGGTGGCCTTCGAGGCCAACGGCGAGCGCTACCGTTTCGTGGTGCGCAACGACACCGGCTGGGAGCCGGTCACCCGCGACGACCTGCTGCGCGAACGCACGTTCCGCGGCGCCCCCCTGCAGCTGGTGCTGGAGCCGAGCATGAGCAGCGACCCCGGCACCGTGCGCATCACCTTCGGGCGCGAACCGGTCGACAAGCCCTTCGTGCTGACCCTCGCCACCGCCGGCAACGCGGTCGCGATCCGTGCCGACGGCATCGGCCACTTCAGCGTCGAATGA
- the gspI gene encoding type II secretion system minor pseudopilin GspI has product MMRARGFTLLEVLVALVIVGTALGAGLRAVGSLTANSDGLRAAMMATWSAENRLVQIRLGREWPEVGKRNFPCPQGELNLICEEEVLTSPNPQLRRIEVSVFDAERPTRRIVKLVQLVLRPART; this is encoded by the coding sequence ATGATGCGCGCACGCGGATTCACCCTGCTCGAAGTGCTGGTGGCCCTGGTCATCGTCGGCACCGCGCTCGGCGCCGGCCTGCGCGCCGTCGGTAGCCTGACCGCCAACAGCGACGGCCTGCGCGCCGCCATGATGGCCACCTGGTCGGCCGAGAACCGTCTGGTGCAGATCCGCCTCGGCCGCGAATGGCCCGAAGTCGGCAAGCGCAACTTCCCCTGCCCGCAAGGCGAGCTCAACTTGATTTGCGAAGAGGAAGTCCTGACCAGCCCGAACCCGCAATTGCGCCGGATCGAAGTCTCGGTGTTCGACGCCGAACGTCCGACGCGCCGCATCGTCAAACTGGTTCAGCTCGTGTTGAGGCCCGCGCGGACATGA
- a CDS encoding PulJ/GspJ family protein has protein sequence MTPGIPHRSRTRRGFTLVELLVAISILAIQAVLGWRGLDGIVRARIALTQEMETTRGMQLAFAQMQSDCEHLAGREIIGRRPNLLWEEGRFMLVRKVYNENEPSQLVVVSYRLVDGKLIRRESRGTRDLAQLEALWQAAGSDAPSEASTPVALQSGLLGMSIMAWQGNQWRLKPAPVADGAQAEDPGGLQVGLVVQGRDVPMVKFFLLGGT, from the coding sequence ATGACACCCGGCATCCCACACCGCTCCCGCACTCGCCGCGGCTTCACCCTGGTCGAACTGCTGGTGGCGATCAGCATCCTTGCCATCCAGGCCGTGCTCGGCTGGCGCGGCCTGGACGGCATCGTGCGCGCCCGCATCGCCCTGACGCAAGAAATGGAAACCACGCGCGGCATGCAGCTGGCCTTTGCCCAGATGCAGAGCGACTGCGAGCACCTGGCCGGCCGCGAGATCATCGGCCGCCGTCCCAACCTGCTCTGGGAAGAAGGACGCTTCATGCTAGTGCGCAAGGTCTACAACGAAAACGAACCCTCGCAGCTGGTCGTGGTCTCCTACCGCCTGGTGGACGGCAAGCTGATCCGGCGCGAATCGCGCGGCACCCGCGACCTGGCCCAGCTCGAGGCGTTGTGGCAGGCGGCCGGCAGCGACGCGCCGTCGGAAGCGTCGACGCCGGTGGCGCTGCAAAGCGGCCTGCTCGGCATGAGCATCATGGCCTGGCAGGGCAACCAGTGGCGCCTCAAACCGGCCCCGGTCGCCGACGGCGCCCAGGCCGAAGACCCGGGCGGCCTGCAGGTCGGCCTGGTCGTGCAGGGCCGGGATGTGCCAATGGTCAAGTTCTTCCTGCTGGGAGGCACCTGA
- the gspK gene encoding type II secretion system minor pseudopilin GspK, translated as MRRSPSTGRQRGVAVVTALLLTTLAISIVASLFWQQQVQVRSMENQRLHLQTKWILRGALDWASLVLRQDAYTSQYTSLDQVWATPLAETRLDQYIERERVEGENFDASLSGNIIDATSRYNLANLARDRQKVQEQVAIFTRLLDNLRLDVRLANRIADFVAQGQQIAAPVDTNNPAEPPPGNPPAPTPTTLSPVPPVNGVPIPVLRVDDLLAVQGVTQEVMAKLRPFVIVLPYGAAATKLNVNTVPAELLSAIVPGMSLSRANTLVEQRRRVAPWRDTAAFATQAGADAQLAETWGVKSDWFIVQSRIRLDRAALNAESLIRRNPAAMVGGGTEVIWTRQN; from the coding sequence ATGCGCCGTTCGCCCTCTACCGGCCGCCAGCGCGGCGTGGCGGTGGTCACGGCACTGCTCCTGACCACGCTCGCCATTTCCATCGTCGCCAGCCTGTTCTGGCAGCAGCAGGTACAGGTGCGCTCGATGGAGAACCAGCGCCTGCACCTGCAGACCAAGTGGATCCTGCGCGGCGCCCTCGACTGGGCCAGCCTGGTGCTGCGCCAGGACGCCTATACCTCGCAGTACACCTCGCTCGACCAGGTCTGGGCCACGCCGCTGGCCGAGACCCGGCTCGACCAGTACATCGAACGCGAACGCGTCGAAGGGGAAAATTTCGATGCGAGCTTGTCCGGTAATATTATTGACGCAACGTCGCGTTACAATCTCGCCAACCTGGCGCGTGACCGCCAGAAGGTGCAGGAACAAGTGGCGATCTTCACTCGCCTGCTGGACAACCTGCGTCTCGACGTGCGCCTCGCGAACCGGATCGCGGACTTCGTCGCACAGGGACAGCAGATAGCGGCGCCGGTGGATACGAACAATCCAGCCGAGCCGCCGCCTGGGAATCCGCCTGCCCCGACGCCGACGACCTTGTCGCCCGTCCCGCCGGTCAACGGCGTGCCGATCCCGGTGCTGCGGGTGGACGATCTGCTGGCGGTGCAGGGCGTCACCCAGGAGGTCATGGCGAAGCTGCGTCCCTTCGTGATCGTGCTGCCCTACGGAGCCGCAGCGACGAAGCTGAATGTGAATACCGTGCCGGCCGAGCTGCTGTCGGCGATCGTGCCGGGGATGTCGCTGTCCCGCGCCAATACCCTGGTCGAGCAGCGCAGAAGGGTGGCGCCATGGCGAGACACGGCGGCTTTTGCCACGCAGGCAGGCGCCGACGCGCAGTTGGCCGAGACCTGGGGCGTCAAGAGCGACTGGTTTATTGTACAGAGCCGTATCCGGCTCGACCGTGCGGCCTTGAACGCGGAATCGCTGATCAGGCGTAACCCCGCCGCCATGGTCGGCGGCGGCACCGAAGTAATCTGGACCCGCCAGAACTAG
- the gspL gene encoding type II secretion system protein GspL codes for MTTLYIRHPARAEGEGALCRFAVVLDTGAIAQQGEGLLRNLGDVVAASRRVVLLLAGADVTLLPVQAPPLTGARLRAALPALVEEHILGDPLDCVLVAGPPLPDGRRPVGVVQREWFEPLVKGLLGMGARAVAAVPAQLCLPLLPGSVSAAIGNGELLLRQGQYEGLGLALDGNPTLALQTARALAGDAPLALYVPREQLGEYQALLAEAGPGITLESEAWEHWIAGSKSSTMDLVPGLGTAGVAQRDWSRWRWPIRLALAAIVVNIIGVNIEWLRLKREADAVRQGMSQTFRSAYPAQPVIDPVAQMRQNIARAKAASGQVSPDEFGWIAGQLGEAVRGLGRPPTVASMEFRERTLTVRVKPDTVDPATTAQLRSILEARNMSLEESAPATWVIRSTGAAAGTAQVATMGAAQ; via the coding sequence TTGACTACTCTTTATATCCGGCACCCGGCTAGAGCCGAAGGCGAGGGCGCGCTGTGCCGCTTTGCGGTGGTGCTTGACACCGGCGCCATCGCGCAGCAGGGCGAAGGCCTGTTGCGCAACCTGGGCGACGTGGTCGCCGCCAGCCGCCGCGTGGTGCTGCTCCTGGCCGGCGCCGACGTCACGCTGCTGCCGGTCCAGGCGCCGCCGCTGACCGGCGCGCGCCTGCGCGCGGCCCTGCCGGCTCTGGTCGAAGAACATATCCTGGGCGACCCGCTCGATTGCGTGCTGGTGGCCGGGCCGCCCTTGCCGGACGGCCGCCGTCCGGTCGGCGTGGTCCAGCGCGAATGGTTCGAGCCGCTGGTGAAGGGCTTGCTCGGCATGGGCGCGCGCGCGGTCGCCGCCGTCCCCGCACAGCTGTGCCTGCCCCTGCTGCCGGGCAGCGTCAGCGCCGCCATCGGCAATGGCGAACTGCTGCTGCGCCAGGGCCAGTACGAAGGCCTGGGCCTGGCCCTGGACGGCAACCCGACCCTCGCGCTGCAGACCGCGCGCGCGCTGGCCGGCGACGCTCCCCTGGCCCTGTACGTGCCGCGCGAGCAGCTCGGCGAATACCAGGCCCTGCTGGCGGAGGCCGGCCCCGGCATCACGCTGGAAAGCGAAGCCTGGGAACACTGGATCGCAGGCAGCAAAAGCAGCACCATGGACCTGGTGCCGGGCCTCGGCACTGCCGGCGTCGCCCAGCGCGACTGGAGCCGCTGGCGCTGGCCGATCCGCCTCGCGCTGGCGGCGATCGTGGTCAACATCATCGGCGTCAACATCGAATGGCTGCGCCTGAAGCGCGAAGCCGACGCGGTGCGCCAGGGCATGTCCCAGACCTTCCGCAGCGCCTATCCGGCCCAGCCGGTCATCGACCCGGTCGCCCAGATGCGCCAGAACATCGCGCGCGCCAAGGCCGCCAGCGGCCAGGTCAGCCCGGACGAGTTCGGCTGGATCGCCGGCCAGCTCGGCGAGGCGGTCCGCGGCCTCGGGCGCCCGCCCACGGTGGCGTCAATGGAGTTCCGCGAACGCACGCTCACCGTGCGCGTCAAACCTGACACCGTCGACCCCGCCACCACGGCCCAGCTGCGCTCCATCCTGGAAGCGCGCAACATGAGTCTGGAAGAAAGCGCACCGGCCACCTGGGTCATCCGCAGCACGGGTGCCGCAGCGGGAACCGCGCAGGTCGCCACCATGGGAGCAGCACAATGA